In a genomic window of Pseudomonas mohnii:
- a CDS encoding methyl-accepting chemotaxis protein, with protein sequence MIGEVLTTSEQLRTAVGQVARVVDNTAERSGRQQEMTDMVATAVHEMGLTVQEIAQNAGNAAVASQNARDEALQAREVVGGSIRHIESMSDEIGVAASAVGELANQVASIDQVLAVIRGISEQTNLLALNAAIEAARAGDMGRGFAVVADEVRTLARRTQTSTDEIQQMIGSLKQGAENAVSSMHSGQAATGTGVESSQRTGASLTAITGQVERISDMNHQVATATEEQSAVTEEINRNVQGISDLARATAGEVRACREDCQTLQRLADDLARQMGGFKLS encoded by the coding sequence ATGATCGGTGAAGTGCTGACCACCAGCGAGCAATTGCGCACAGCGGTCGGCCAAGTGGCGCGGGTGGTGGATAACACGGCCGAGCGCTCCGGGCGTCAGCAGGAAATGACCGACATGGTCGCCACGGCGGTTCATGAAATGGGCCTGACCGTGCAGGAAATCGCGCAGAACGCCGGCAATGCAGCCGTCGCTTCGCAAAACGCTCGCGATGAGGCGTTGCAGGCACGGGAAGTGGTGGGTGGGTCTATCCGGCACATCGAGAGCATGTCCGATGAAATCGGCGTTGCCGCCAGCGCCGTGGGCGAATTGGCCAATCAGGTGGCCTCCATCGATCAGGTATTGGCGGTGATTCGCGGCATCTCCGAGCAGACCAATTTGCTGGCGCTGAACGCCGCCATCGAGGCGGCGCGGGCCGGTGACATGGGGCGTGGATTCGCCGTGGTGGCCGATGAAGTGCGGACCCTGGCACGACGCACGCAAACGTCCACCGACGAGATTCAGCAGATGATCGGCAGCCTCAAGCAAGGCGCGGAGAATGCGGTGTCGTCGATGCATTCCGGGCAGGCCGCGACCGGCACCGGGGTTGAGTCGAGCCAGCGCACCGGGGCATCGTTGACCGCGATTACCGGGCAGGTCGAGCGTATCAGCGACATGAACCACCAAGTGGCGACGGCGACGGAAGAGCAGTCGGCAGTGACCGAAGAGATCAACCGCAACGTGCAGGGCATCTCCGATCTGGCGCGGGCGACGGCGGGGGAGGTCCGGGCTTGTCGGGAGGACTGTCAGACGCTGCAGCGGCTGGCGGATGATCTGGCGCGGCAGATGGGTGGGTTCAAACTCAGTTGA
- a CDS encoding acyl-CoA dehydrogenase: MSETLLSSRNLAFELYEVLDAEGLTQRERFAEHNRETFDAALGTARNIAEKFFAPHNRKGDENEPRYEDGQAILIPEVKPAVDAFLEAGFLNAARSFEAGGMQLPTLLSQACFAHFQSANAASTSYPFLTMGAANLIESFGTEEQKRRFLQPMIDGRFFGTMALTEPHAGSSLSDIRTRAEPAPDGTYRLKGNKIFISGGDHPLSENIVHMVLAKLPDAPAGVKGISLFIVPKFLVNDDGSLGQRNDVLLAGLFHKMGWRGTTSTALNFGDNGECVGYLVGKPHHGLSYMFQMMNEARIGVGMGAVMLGYAGYLYSLAYARERPQGRVPDSKDPNTAPVAIIQHADVKRMLLTQKAYVEGSFDLGLYAARLFDDTTTLETEAERKQAHELLDLLTPIVKSWPSEFCLKANELAIQILGGHGYTREYPVEQYYRDNRLNPIHEGTHGIQSLDLLGRKLAQNGGAGLKQLIRLIADTGKRAHAFESLTALREPLEQLVARLQAVTIGLLTDLAQGKVNSSLANSALYLKVFGHTVIGWRWLEQAIRAEEGLAKGNAADVSFYKGKLQAARYFLTWEVPACHHELTILEARDDVCLGMQDEWF, translated from the coding sequence ATGTCCGAGACGTTGCTCAGTTCCCGCAATCTGGCTTTCGAGCTGTATGAAGTCCTCGATGCCGAGGGCCTGACCCAGCGTGAGCGTTTCGCCGAGCACAATCGCGAAACCTTCGATGCCGCGCTTGGCACCGCCCGCAACATCGCCGAGAAGTTCTTCGCCCCGCACAACCGCAAGGGTGACGAGAACGAACCGCGCTACGAGGACGGTCAGGCGATCCTGATTCCGGAAGTGAAACCGGCGGTGGATGCCTTTCTTGAAGCCGGCTTCCTCAATGCGGCGCGCAGTTTCGAAGCGGGCGGCATGCAACTTCCGACACTGCTGTCCCAGGCCTGCTTCGCGCATTTCCAGTCGGCCAACGCGGCGTCGACCTCGTACCCGTTCCTGACCATGGGCGCGGCGAACCTGATCGAAAGCTTCGGTACCGAGGAGCAGAAGCGCCGCTTCCTGCAACCGATGATCGACGGCCGCTTCTTCGGCACCATGGCCCTGACCGAACCCCATGCCGGCTCATCGCTGTCGGATATTCGGACCCGGGCCGAACCGGCGCCTGACGGCACTTATCGACTCAAGGGCAACAAAATCTTCATCTCCGGCGGCGATCACCCGCTGTCGGAAAACATCGTGCACATGGTGCTGGCCAAGCTGCCGGACGCACCGGCCGGGGTGAAAGGCATTTCGCTGTTTATCGTGCCCAAGTTTCTGGTCAACGATGACGGCAGCCTCGGTCAGCGTAACGACGTTTTGCTCGCTGGGCTGTTCCACAAGATGGGCTGGCGCGGCACTACGTCCACGGCGCTGAACTTCGGCGATAACGGCGAGTGTGTCGGCTATCTGGTGGGCAAGCCGCACCATGGCTTGAGCTACATGTTCCAGATGATGAACGAGGCACGGATCGGTGTCGGCATGGGCGCGGTGATGCTTGGTTACGCCGGTTATCTGTACTCCCTGGCATACGCCCGCGAGCGGCCCCAGGGTCGCGTACCGGACAGCAAGGACCCGAACACCGCGCCGGTGGCGATCATTCAGCACGCCGACGTCAAACGCATGCTGCTGACCCAGAAGGCTTACGTCGAAGGCTCGTTCGACCTCGGGCTGTACGCCGCAAGACTGTTCGATGACACCACCACCCTGGAGACCGAAGCCGAGCGCAAGCAGGCCCATGAACTGCTGGATTTGTTGACGCCGATCGTCAAGTCCTGGCCGTCGGAGTTTTGCCTGAAGGCCAACGAACTGGCGATCCAGATTCTCGGCGGCCACGGCTATACCCGCGAATACCCGGTGGAGCAGTACTACCGCGACAACCGCCTGAACCCGATCCACGAAGGCACCCACGGCATTCAGTCGCTGGACTTGCTGGGGCGCAAACTGGCACAAAACGGTGGCGCAGGGCTCAAGCAACTGATCCGCCTGATCGCCGACACCGGCAAACGTGCACACGCGTTTGAATCGCTGACCGCACTGCGCGAGCCGCTGGAGCAACTGGTGGCGCGCCTGCAGGCCGTGACCATCGGCCTGCTGACCGATCTGGCCCAGGGCAAGGTTAACAGCAGCCTGGCGAACTCGGCGCTGTACCTGAAAGTGTTCGGGCATACGGTGATTGGCTGGCGCTGGCTGGAACAGGCGATCCGCGCCGAGGAAGGACTGGCCAAGGGCAACGCGGCGGATGTGAGCTTCTATAAAGGCAAGCTGCAAGCGGCGCGGTACTTCCTGACCTGGGAAGTGCCGGCTTGCCATCATGAACTGACAATTCTTGAGGCTCGGGATGATGTGTGTCTGGGCATGCAGGATGAGTGGTTCTGA
- the putA gene encoding trifunctional transcriptional regulator/proline dehydrogenase/L-glutamate gamma-semialdehyde dehydrogenase has translation MATTTLGVKLDDPTRERLKAAATSIDRTPHWLIKQAIFNYLEKLEGGATLTELNGLTSKDADDTGEVHVDHAHQCFLEFAESILPQSVLRASITAAYRRPEPEVVPMLIEQARLPAPMAEATNKLAASIAEKLRNQKSAGGRAGIVQGLLQEFSLSSQEGVALMCLAEALLRIPDKGTRDALIRDKISTGNWQPHLGNSPSLFVNAATWGLLLTGKLVSTHNETGLTSSLSRIIGKSGEPMIRKGVDMAMRLMGEQFVTGETIAEALANASKFEAKGFRYSYDMLGEAALTEHDAQKYLASYEQAIHSIGKASHGRGIYEGPGISIKLSALHPRYSRAQYERVMDELYPRLLSLTLLAKQYDIGLNIDAEEADRLELSLDLLERLCFEPQLTGWNGIGFVIQAYQKRCPYVIDYVIDLARRSRHRLMIRLVKGAYWDSEIKRAQVEGLEGYPVYTRKVYTDVSYIACARKLLSVPEVIYPQFATHNAHTLSAIYHIAGQNYYPGQYEFQCLHGMGEPLYEQVVGKVSEGKLNRPCRVYAPVGTHETLLAYLVRRLLENGANTSFVNRIADQSISIQELVADPVASIEQMATLEGGFGLPHPRIPLPRDLYGAERANSSGIDMANEHRLASLSCALLATAHNHWKAAPMLGCASSTETPAPVLNPSDLRDVVGHVQEATVEDVDNAIQCALNAAPIWQATPPAERAAILERAADLMEGEIQPLMGLLAREAGKTFANAIAEVREAVDFLRYYAVQARNDFTNDAHRPLGPVVCISPWNFPLAIFSGQVAAALAAGNPVLAKPAEQTPLVAAQAVRLLLEAGIPEGVLQLLPGRGETVGAGLVGDDRVKGVMFTGSTEVARLLQRNIAGRLDNQGRPIPLIAETGGQNAMIVDSSALTEQVVIDVVSSAFDSAGQRCSALRVLCLQEDSADRVIEMLKGAMAESRLGNPERLSVDIGPVIDAEAKAGIEKHIQAMRDKGRSVYQVAIADAEEIKRGTFVMPTLIELESFDELQREIFGPVLHVVRYKRKDIDQLIGQINASGYGLTLGVHTRIDETIAKVIDNVNAGNVYVNRNIVGAVVGVQPFGGEGLSGTGPKAGGPLYLYRLLSTRPTDAIEQSFARGDAIAAPDVRLRETMSKPLTALKAWADSNKLADLGALCAQFAAQSQSGITRLLAGPTGERNSYAILPREHVLCLAEVEGDLLTQLAAVLAVGGSAVWPEAELTKALFARLPKDIQARIKLVSDWNKDEVVFDAVLHHGHSDQLRAVCQQVAKRAGAIVGVQGLSQGETNIALERLVIERALSVNTAAAGGNASLMTIG, from the coding sequence ATGGCTACCACCACCCTTGGGGTCAAACTTGATGACCCGACCCGCGAACGCCTCAAGGCTGCCGCGACCTCGATTGATCGCACGCCGCACTGGCTGATCAAGCAGGCAATTTTCAATTACCTGGAGAAACTCGAGGGTGGTGCAACCCTGACCGAGCTGAACGGTTTGACCAGCAAGGACGCTGACGACACGGGCGAAGTCCATGTCGACCACGCGCACCAGTGCTTCCTCGAATTCGCCGAAAGCATCCTGCCGCAATCGGTGCTGCGCGCCTCGATCACCGCCGCTTACCGTCGTCCGGAACCGGAAGTGGTGCCGATGCTGATCGAGCAGGCTCGCCTGCCGGCGCCAATGGCCGAAGCCACCAACAAACTCGCCGCCTCGATTGCCGAAAAACTGCGCAATCAGAAGAGCGCGGGCGGTCGTGCCGGCATCGTTCAAGGCCTGCTGCAGGAATTTTCCCTGTCGTCCCAGGAAGGCGTGGCGCTGATGTGCCTGGCCGAAGCGCTGCTGCGCATCCCGGACAAAGGCACCCGTGACGCACTGATCCGCGACAAGATCAGCACCGGCAACTGGCAGCCACACCTGGGTAACAGCCCTTCGCTGTTCGTCAACGCCGCGACCTGGGGCCTGTTGCTGACCGGCAAACTGGTCTCTACCCATAACGAAACAGGCCTGACCTCGTCCCTGAGCCGCATCATCGGCAAGAGCGGCGAACCGATGATCCGCAAGGGCGTCGACATGGCGATGCGCCTGATGGGCGAGCAGTTCGTCACCGGTGAAACCATCGCCGAAGCCCTGGCCAACGCCAGCAAATTCGAAGCCAAGGGCTTCCGTTACTCCTACGACATGCTCGGTGAAGCCGCGCTGACCGAACACGACGCCCAGAAGTACCTGGCCTCGTACGAACAAGCCATCCACTCGATCGGCAAAGCGTCCCACGGTCGCGGGATTTATGAAGGCCCGGGCATCTCGATCAAGCTGTCGGCCTTGCACCCGCGCTACAGCCGCGCGCAATACGAGCGCGTGATGGACGAGCTGTACCCGCGCCTGCTGTCGCTGACCCTGCTGGCCAAGCAGTACGACATCGGCCTGAACATCGACGCCGAAGAAGCCGACCGCCTCGAGCTGTCGCTGGATCTGCTCGAGCGCCTGTGCTTCGAGCCGCAACTGACCGGCTGGAACGGCATCGGCTTCGTGATCCAGGCTTACCAGAAGCGTTGCCCGTACGTGATCGACTACGTGATCGACCTGGCTCGCCGCAGCCGTCATCGCCTGATGATCCGCCTGGTAAAAGGCGCGTACTGGGACAGCGAAATCAAGCGCGCCCAGGTCGAAGGCCTGGAAGGCTATCCGGTGTACACCCGCAAGGTGTACACCGACGTGTCCTACATCGCTTGCGCACGCAAACTGCTGTCGGTGCCGGAAGTCATCTACCCGCAGTTCGCCACGCACAACGCCCACACCCTGTCGGCCATTTATCACATCGCCGGTCAGAACTATTACCCGGGCCAGTACGAATTCCAGTGCCTGCACGGCATGGGTGAACCGCTGTACGAACAGGTCGTCGGCAAGGTTTCCGAAGGCAAGCTGAACCGTCCGTGCCGCGTGTACGCTCCGGTCGGCACTCACGAAACCCTGCTGGCCTATCTGGTACGTCGCCTGCTGGAAAACGGCGCGAACACTTCGTTCGTCAACCGTATTGCCGACCAGTCGATTTCGATTCAGGAGCTGGTGGCCGATCCAGTGGCCAGCATCGAGCAAATGGCGACGCTGGAAGGCGGCTTCGGCCTGCCGCACCCGCGCATTCCGCTGCCGCGTGACCTGTATGGCGCCGAGCGCGCCAACTCCAGCGGCATCGACATGGCCAACGAACATCGCCTGGCCTCCCTGTCCTGCGCCCTGCTGGCGACCGCGCACAACCACTGGAAAGCCGCGCCGATGCTCGGTTGCGCCTCCAGCACTGAAACCCCTGCGCCGGTGCTGAACCCGTCCGATCTGCGTGACGTGGTCGGCCACGTGCAGGAAGCGACTGTCGAAGACGTCGACAACGCCATCCAGTGCGCACTGAACGCTGCGCCGATCTGGCAGGCCACACCGCCTGCCGAGCGCGCCGCGATCCTGGAACGCGCCGCCGACTTGATGGAAGGCGAGATTCAGCCGCTGATGGGCCTGCTGGCTCGCGAAGCCGGCAAGACCTTCGCCAACGCCATCGCCGAAGTGCGTGAAGCCGTGGACTTCCTGCGTTACTACGCGGTGCAGGCGCGCAACGATTTCACCAACGACGCGCACCGTCCGCTGGGCCCTGTCGTGTGCATCAGCCCGTGGAACTTCCCGTTGGCGATCTTCAGCGGTCAAGTCGCCGCTGCGCTGGCGGCCGGCAACCCGGTACTGGCCAAGCCTGCGGAACAAACCCCGCTGGTCGCCGCTCAAGCCGTGCGCCTGCTGCTCGAAGCCGGGATTCCGGAAGGCGTGCTGCAACTGCTGCCAGGCCGTGGGGAAACCGTCGGTGCCGGCCTGGTGGGCGATGATCGCGTCAAGGGCGTGATGTTCACCGGCTCCACCGAAGTCGCTCGCCTGTTGCAACGCAACATCGCCGGCCGCCTCGACAACCAGGGTCGTCCGATTCCGCTGATCGCCGAAACCGGTGGCCAGAACGCGATGATCGTCGACTCTTCGGCACTGACCGAACAAGTGGTGATCGACGTCGTTTCGTCGGCCTTCGACAGCGCCGGCCAGCGTTGCTCGGCCCTGCGGGTACTGTGCCTGCAGGAAGATTCCGCCGACCGCGTCATCGAAATGCTCAAGGGCGCCATGGCTGAAAGCCGCCTCGGCAACCCCGAGCGCCTGTCCGTGGACATCGGCCCGGTGATCGACGCCGAAGCCAAGGCCGGCATCGAGAAGCACATCCAGGCCATGCGCGACAAAGGTCGCAGCGTGTACCAGGTGGCCATCGCCGATGCCGAAGAAATCAAGCGCGGCACCTTCGTAATGCCAACGCTGATCGAACTGGAAAGCTTCGACGAACTGCAACGGGAGATCTTCGGCCCGGTGCTGCACGTCGTTCGCTACAAGCGCAAAGACATCGACCAACTGATCGGCCAGATCAACGCCTCCGGCTACGGCCTGACCCTGGGCGTGCACACCCGCATCGACGAGACCATCGCCAAGGTGATCGATAACGTCAACGCCGGTAACGTCTACGTCAACCGCAACATCGTCGGTGCCGTGGTGGGCGTCCAGCCGTTCGGCGGCGAAGGCTTGTCGGGTACCGGTCCGAAAGCCGGTGGTCCGCTGTACCTGTACCGCCTGCTGTCGACGCGTCCTACCGATGCGATTGAACAATCCTTCGCCCGTGGCGACGCCATCGCAGCACCGGACGTTCGCTTGCGTGAAACCATGAGCAAACCGCTGACCGCCCTGAAAGCCTGGGCCGACAGCAACAAGCTCGCCGACCTGGGCGCCCTGTGCGCGCAGTTCGCCGCCCAATCGCAAAGCGGCATCACCCGCCTGCTGGCCGGCCCGACCGGCGAGCGCAACAGCTATGCGATCCTGCCGCGCGAGCACGTGCTGTGCCTGGCGGAAGTCGAAGGCGATCTGCTGACGCAACTGGCAGCGGTATTGGCGGTAGGCGGTTCGGCGGTATGGCCGGAAGCTGAACTGACCAAGGCCTTGTTCGCACGCTTGCCGAAGGACATTCAGGCGCGCATCAAGCTGGTTTCCGACTGGAACAAGGATGAAGTGGTGTTTGATGCGGTTCTGCATCATGGCCATTCCGATCAGTTGCGTGCGGTCTGCCAACAAGTGGCCAAGCGTGCCGGCGCCATCGTTGGCGTGCAGGGCTTGTCGCAAGGTGAAACCAACATTGCGCTGGAGCGCCTGGTGATTGAGCGCGCATTGAGCGTCAACACCGCCGCAGCGGGTGGTAACGCCAGCCTGATGACCATCGGTTAA